In Vigna unguiculata cultivar IT97K-499-35 chromosome 3, ASM411807v1, whole genome shotgun sequence, a single genomic region encodes these proteins:
- the LOC114176225 gene encoding partner of Y14 and mago has protein sequence MSDDERKKQVAELTKTLKEGERLVGPTRRPDGTLRKGFRIRANYTPPDEVPKYQPKPALLKKEMGSAGPPGYDPDADARPKTKSVKRNERKKEKRLQAAVEKDKNVEGGVSEDSGKKESLEALTSLVNDLSVQDSTQQAQAQAQDVDKKIRALKKKIRLTEALEQRSSDQDLKPEQLEKLAKLEDWRRELKELEDEKSETTVS, from the exons atgAGCGACGACGAAAGAAAGAAGCAAGTAGCGGAACTAACCAAAACGCTCAAGGAAGGCGAAAGGCTCGTGGGCCCCACAAGACGGCCCGACGGAACCCTCCGAAAGGGCTTTCGCATCCGCGCCAACTACACCCCGCCAGACGAAGTCCCCAAGTACCAGCCCAAGCCCGCTCTC CTGAAAAAGGAGATGGGCTCCGCCGGGCCTCCCGGGTACGACCCCGACGCCGATGCGCGGCCCAAGACCAAGTCCGTCAAGAGGAACGAAAGAAAGAAGGAGAAGCGGCTCCAG GCTGCGGttgaaaaggataaaaatgTAGAAGGTGGTGTGAGTGAAGATAGTGGAAAGAAGGAATCTTTGGAGGCATTGACCTCCCTTGTGAATGACTTGTCTGTGCAAGATTCCACGCAACAAGCACAAGCACAAGCACAGGATGTAGACAAGAAAATTCGAGCGCTCAAAAAGAAG ATTCGGCTTACAGAAGCATTGGAGCAGAGAAGTTCAGATCAAGATCTGAAGCCAGAGCAATTGGAAAAGCTAGCAAAGCTAGAAGATTGGCGCAGGGAGTTAAAGGAATTGGAGGATGAGAAGAGTGAAACAACGGTGTCATGA